One genomic segment of Sorex araneus isolate mSorAra2 chromosome X, mSorAra2.pri, whole genome shotgun sequence includes these proteins:
- the AKAP4 gene encoding A-kinase anchor protein 4, whose translation MSDDIDWLHSRRGVCKVDLYSPTGQQDQERKVICFVDVSTLNVEDKDSKDVGCSRSDSELNLGDLEDKEIIVIKDTEKQDLSKTEGSVCLFKQAPSDPISVLNWLLNDLQKYALGFQHALSPSSSSCKHRVGEMEQKCQNYPSDNCYSVYADQLHTDYKTKESHSLRLMETASKNTNNNQSPSSPPGKSPSNQKAVTSPDGECSMDDLSYYVNRLSSLVIQMARKEIKEKLEGGGKCHHHSIFPQSGEKGKTSPRSVLSKIASEMAHDAVEVTSAEIRGNGEECKEGGRKSFLYSELANKNKGGDKQMCQRDSKEFADSISKGLMVYANQVASDMMVSVMKTLKVQSSGKPIPACVVLKKVLLKHTKDVVSDLIDSCMKNLHNITGVLMTDSDFVSAVKRNLFNHGKQNAADIMEAMLKRLVSALLGEKRETKSQCLSYASLKAGSQDPKCKNQSLEFSAMKAEMKGKDKGKMKPDARKSLTSAEKVGEHILKESLTMWNQKQGNPCKMPPKLPSCKDDKREKISPSTDSLAKDLIVSALTLIQYHLSQQAKGKDASDDDGCSPPSGYLTQTAQYEKRGTGQNAKALSMKHLETHGSCGPSTSAKDSQHLDSQKLDMSNMVLSLIQRLLNDSPFSSEDPCEGENKQSEPKANKSTSISTRPERGEEQCQESQDLDFISGMKQMNREFIDQLVESVMKLCLIMAKYNNKGAPFNELEEQASPSNTNFRNCPPPKSCHESMAPQSFQERPGPEVIVNNQCATSSLQKQLQAVLQWIAASQFNVPMLYFMGDDDGQLEKLPEVSAKAAEKGYSVGDLLQEVMKFAKERQLDEAVGNMARKQLLDWLLTNL comes from the exons ACTGAAGGATCTGTGTGCCTTTTCAAACAAGCTCCCTCTGATCCAATAAGTGTCCTCAACTGGCTTCTCAATGATCTCCAGAAGTATGCACTGGGTTTCCAACATGCATTGAGCCCCTCATCCTCTAGCTGTAAACACAGAGTAGGAGAGATGGAACAAAAATGTCAAAACTACCCCTCTGACAACTGCTACAGTGTCTATGCTGACCAACTGcacacagactataaaaccaaagaATCTCACAGCTTACGACTTATGGAAACAGCATCCAAAAACACCAACAATAACCAgagcccttcctctcctcctggtAAATCTCCTAGTAATCAGAAAGCAGTTACCTCACCTGATGGAGAATGTTCTATGGATGACCTTTCTTACTATGTCAACCGGCTATCTTCTCTGGTAATCCAGATGGCCCgtaaggaaatcaaagaaaagttGGAAGGAGGAGGCAAATGTCATCATCATTCAATCTTTCCACAGTCTGGAGAAAAGGGGAAAACCAGCCCCCGTAGTGTTTTGAGCAAGATTGCCTCAGAAATGGCCCACGATGCTGTGGAAGTCACCTCTGCAGAAATACGAGGCAACGGTGAAGAGTGCAAAGAAGGTGGCCGGAAAAGTTTTCTATATAGTGAATTAGCCAATAAGAACAAAGGTGGAGACAAACAaatgtgccagagagatagcaaggAATTTGCAGATTCTATCAGTAAAGGGCTCATGGTTTATGCCAATCAGGTTGCATCTGACATGATGGTTTCTGTTATGAAAACTTTGAAAGTACAGAGCTCTGGAAAGCCAATTCCAGCCTGTGTGGTCCTAAAGAAAGTGCTGCTAAAACATACCAAGGATGTTGTGTCTGATTTAATCGATTCCTGCATGAAGAACTTGCATAATATCACTGGTGTTCTGATGACGGACTCAGACTTTGTCTCAGCTGTTAAGAGAAATCTATTCAATCATGGAAAACAAAATGCTGCTGATATCATGGAGGCCATGCTGAAGCGTTTGGTCAGTGCTCTTCTTGGTGAGAAAAGAGAAACTAAATCGCAGTGTCTGTCATATGCATCCTTGAAAGCTGGCTCTCAAGACCCCAAATGCAAGAACCAAAGCCTGGAGTTCTCAGCTATGAAGGCTGAGATGAAGGGAAAGGATAAAGGCAAAATGAAACCAGATGCACGCAAGTCACTGACCAGTGCTGAAAAAGTCGGTGAGCACATCCTAAAGGAAAGTTTGACCATGTGGAATCAAAAACAAGGAAACCCATGCAAGATGCCTCCAAAATTGCCTTCATGTAAAgatgataaaagagaaaagatcagCCCTTCTACTGATTCACTGGCAAAGGATTTGATTGTCTCAGCCCTTACACTTATCCAGTATCACCTTTCTCAGCAGGCCAAAGGCAAAGATGCATCTGATGATGATGGCTGCTCTCCTCCATCAGGCTACTTGACTCAGACTGCCCAGTATGAAAAACGTGGAACTGGCCAAAATGCCAAAGCACTTTCAATGAAACATCTAGAAACACATGGATCTTGTGGACCAAGCACCTCCGCCAAAGATTCTCAACATCTAGACTCCCAGAAACTGGACATGTCAAACATGGTTCTATCACTGATTCAGAGACTTCTCAATGATAGCCCCTTCAGCTCCGAGGATCCATGTGAAGGTGAGAACAAGCAATCTGAACCCAAGGCAAACAAATCAACTTCTATATCCACTAGACCCGAAAGAGGGGAAGAACAATGCCAGGAGAGTCAAGACCTTGACTTTATCAGTGGCATGAAGCAAATGAACCGGGAGTTTATAGATCAGCTGGTTGAATCTGTGATGAAGCTGTGCCTTATTATGGCTAAGTACAACAACAAAGGAGCACCATTCAATGAACTGGAAGAACAAGCATCGCCCTCCAACACCAACTTCCGCAATTGTCCTCCCCCCAAATCTTGTCATGAATCTATGGCACCACAGTCTTTTCAAGAACGTCCTGGACCCGAAGTCATCGTCAATAATCAGTGTGCAACTAGTAGCTTACAGAAACAACTCCAAGCTGTCCTTCAATGGATTGCAGCCTCCCAATTTAATGTTCCCATGCTATACTTCATGGGAGATGATGATGGACAACTGGAAAAG CTCCCTGAAGTATCAGCTAAGGCAGCAGAGAAGGGGTACAGTGTAGGAGATCTTCTCCaagaggtcatgaagtttgccaAAGAACGACAACTGGATGAAGCTGTGGGGAACATGGCAAGGAAACAACTGCTAGACTGGCTGCTCACTAACCTGTGA